A window from Chrysiogenia bacterium encodes these proteins:
- a CDS encoding HAMP domain-containing histidine kinase, whose translation ELVPTIVHDLKNPLGALSSVAESAKETLTKLLEREPEGPHVEATAEVAEDLGVMRAQLRRLRDMVQSILNLSRQTEGYEEEFLVTDAAADALEAIALQVKDLPRIEVKRELAGVIPEARGNRGQLSQVMVNLLWNAVQALGEEGGTVVLRARDGNGEIVIDVADSGHGVPPEAREKIFEPFYTTKEASHGTGLGLYLCKQIIERHGGRVEVGESDLGGALFRVVIPAAD comes from the coding sequence GGAATTGGTACCGACCATCGTGCACGATCTCAAGAACCCGCTGGGCGCGCTCTCGAGCGTGGCGGAGTCGGCGAAGGAAACACTTACGAAGCTCCTCGAGCGAGAGCCCGAAGGTCCGCACGTCGAAGCGACCGCCGAAGTGGCCGAGGACCTGGGCGTGATGCGCGCGCAGCTCCGGCGCCTGCGCGACATGGTGCAGAGCATTCTCAACCTCTCGCGCCAGACCGAAGGCTACGAGGAAGAGTTCCTCGTGACCGACGCCGCGGCCGACGCCCTTGAGGCCATCGCGCTGCAGGTCAAGGACTTGCCCAGGATTGAAGTGAAGCGCGAACTCGCCGGGGTGATCCCCGAAGCGCGCGGCAACCGCGGCCAGCTCTCGCAGGTGATGGTGAATCTCTTGTGGAACGCCGTGCAGGCGCTGGGCGAAGAGGGCGGAACCGTTGTGCTTCGTGCCCGCGATGGAAACGGCGAGATCGTGATCGACGTTGCCGACTCGGGCCATGGCGTTCCGCCCGAAGCCCGCGAGAAAATTTTTGAGCCCTTCTACACCACCAAGGAAGCCAGCCATGGCACGGGACTGGGGCTCTACCTGTGCAAGCAGATCATCGAGCGCCATGGCGGCCGGGTCGAAGTCGGCGAGAGTGATCTCGGCGGCGCGCTCTTCCGGGTGGTGATCCCGGCAGCGGACTAG